Proteins encoded by one window of Listeria cossartiae subsp. cossartiae:
- the rsmA gene encoding 16S rRNA (adenine(1518)-N(6)/adenine(1519)-N(6))-dimethyltransferase RsmA yields the protein MSKDIATPGRTTEILKKYGFLFKKSLGQNFLIDTNILTRITDTAEITKETNVIEIGPGIGALTEQLAKTANEVVAFEIDQRLLPILDDTLSAYNNVRVVHGDVLKADVEEVIAQQFAKPELPLKIVANLPYYVTTPIILKLLHDNIPADSMTFMLQKEVADRISAVPSTKSYGSLTIAIQFYMEAELAFIVPKTVFMPQPNVDSAVIHLKRRKEPLAEVNDEEFFFEVTRASFAQRRKTLWNNLASKFPALKARKEELVEGLNAIGIDLIRRGETLDIPEFAKLSNFLGDFLKEK from the coding sequence ATGAGTAAAGATATCGCAACTCCCGGAAGAACGACGGAAATCCTAAAGAAATATGGTTTCTTATTTAAAAAAAGCCTCGGTCAAAACTTTCTAATCGACACGAATATTTTGACGCGGATTACAGATACAGCTGAAATAACAAAAGAAACAAACGTCATCGAAATTGGACCAGGAATCGGTGCACTAACCGAACAACTAGCAAAAACAGCAAATGAAGTCGTTGCTTTTGAAATAGACCAACGTTTATTGCCGATTTTGGATGATACGCTTAGTGCCTATAATAATGTTCGTGTCGTTCACGGTGACGTATTAAAAGCAGACGTTGAGGAAGTTATCGCGCAGCAATTTGCCAAACCAGAGCTACCACTAAAAATCGTAGCCAATCTTCCGTATTACGTAACAACACCGATTATTTTAAAATTACTACATGATAACATCCCGGCTGATTCTATGACGTTCATGCTACAAAAAGAAGTAGCAGACCGGATAAGCGCAGTTCCAAGTACGAAAAGCTACGGCAGCCTAACAATTGCTATCCAATTTTATATGGAAGCAGAATTAGCATTTATCGTGCCTAAAACTGTCTTCATGCCGCAACCAAATGTAGACTCTGCAGTTATTCATTTGAAACGCCGCAAAGAACCGCTAGCTGAGGTGAATGATGAAGAATTTTTCTTTGAAGTAACAAGAGCTTCGTTTGCCCAAAGAAGAAAAACACTTTGGAATAACTTGGCTTCAAAATTCCCAGCTCTAAAAGCACGCAAGGAAGAGCTAGTAGAAGGTTTAAATGCGATTGGAATAGACTTGATTCGCCGCGGAGAAACATTAGACATCCCAGAATTTGCGAAACTAAGCAACTTCTTAGGCGATTTTTTAAAGGAAAAATAA
- the rnmV gene encoding ribonuclease M5, with translation MSGKPVIHEFIVVEGRDDTTAINRSVIADTIETNGSALSQETIEKIRHAQELRGVIIFTDPDFPGEKIRKQIDSAVPGCKHAFINRQDALPKAGRGLGVEHASSANIREALAHFHTSGSPTEKQYISKDILIHLGLLGGAGAKERREKIGNILKIGYTNGKQLQTRLESFAISEEQLVAACQKIMQEEENE, from the coding sequence ATGAGCGGGAAGCCTGTAATACATGAATTTATAGTCGTAGAAGGACGAGATGACACAACGGCGATTAATCGTTCTGTTATTGCCGATACCATCGAAACTAACGGATCTGCACTTTCACAAGAAACGATAGAAAAAATTAGACATGCCCAAGAACTTCGCGGCGTTATTATTTTTACAGACCCAGATTTTCCCGGTGAAAAAATCCGAAAACAGATTGATTCAGCGGTGCCAGGTTGTAAACACGCCTTTATCAACCGCCAAGATGCTTTGCCAAAAGCTGGACGCGGACTTGGAGTAGAACATGCAAGCAGCGCGAACATTCGCGAAGCATTAGCACATTTTCATACAAGTGGATCCCCCACTGAAAAACAATATATTTCCAAAGATATTCTTATCCATCTCGGTCTTCTTGGAGGAGCGGGAGCGAAAGAACGCAGAGAAAAAATCGGTAACATACTAAAAATTGGCTATACAAACGGAAAACAACTACAAACCAGACTAGAATCATTTGCTATAAGCGAAGAACAGTTAGTAGCTGCGTGCCAAAAGATTATGCAGGAGGAAGAAAATGAGTAA